The following proteins are encoded in a genomic region of Roseisolibacter agri:
- a CDS encoding ABC transporter ATP-binding protein has translation MSTTAERRAVVGVTGQAPGKEWVIVTRGLKREYDMGGEIVRALRGVDLAIRRNEYVAIMGPSGSGKSTLMNLIGCLDTPNSGEYWLNGQLVSQMSDDSLAHVRNREIGFVFQTFNLLPRSTALQNVELPLVYAGVPAAERKRRATEALEKVQLGARLGHRPNELSGGQRQRVAIARALVNDPAILLADEPTGNLDSNTSEEIMRVFEGLASQGQTVVMVTHEPDIAAHARRVIVLRDGVIASDERREQFASRILTQPAH, from the coding sequence ATCAGCACCACCGCCGAGCGGCGGGCCGTCGTCGGCGTGACGGGCCAGGCGCCGGGCAAGGAGTGGGTGATCGTCACCCGCGGGCTGAAGCGCGAGTACGACATGGGCGGCGAGATCGTCCGCGCCCTCCGGGGCGTGGACCTCGCCATCCGGCGGAACGAGTACGTGGCCATCATGGGCCCTTCCGGCTCGGGCAAGTCGACGCTGATGAACCTGATCGGCTGCCTCGACACCCCGAACTCGGGCGAGTACTGGCTCAACGGGCAGCTCGTCTCGCAGATGAGCGACGACTCGCTGGCGCACGTGCGCAACCGCGAGATCGGCTTCGTCTTCCAGACGTTCAACCTGCTGCCCCGCTCCACCGCGCTGCAGAACGTGGAGCTGCCGCTCGTCTACGCCGGCGTGCCGGCGGCGGAGCGGAAGCGCCGCGCGACGGAGGCGCTGGAGAAGGTGCAGCTGGGCGCCCGCCTCGGGCATCGGCCCAACGAGCTCTCGGGCGGCCAGCGCCAGCGCGTCGCGATCGCCCGCGCGCTGGTGAACGACCCGGCCATCCTCCTCGCCGACGAGCCCACGGGTAACCTGGACTCGAACACGTCCGAGGAGATCATGCGCGTGTTCGAGGGGCTCGCCAGCCAGGGCCAGACGGTGGTCATGGTGACGCACGAGCCCGACATCGCCGCGCACGCGCGCCGCGTGATCGTGCTGCGCGACGGCGTGATCGCCAGCGACGAGCGCCGCGAGCAGTTCGCCAGCCGCATCCTGACCCAGCCGGCGCACTGA
- a CDS encoding efflux RND transporter periplasmic adaptor subunit, with the protein MSKRMKLTIAGVAIAALAGVAAVGASKRGTKATEVKMEAVGRRDLVASVTASGQIIPHTKVDVSADVTGRIVRLAVEEGQLVTKGQFLLQIDPVQSEAAVQRATAAVSSARAQAAQAKANWVQAQATYKRQNDIVRQNPQLVSAQELEQLKTQAEVNQALYEAAQHQVDQAIAGLRDARRGLERTTIVAPMSGKVTRLNVEEGETAIQGTLNKDAATLLTISNMSIMETKVKVDETDVARISLGDSAIIQIDAFPDTTFIGRVTEISNSSLKAAGATAQAADQAIDYEVTIQLVNAPAETRPDFSATAKIITDTRSKVLSVPIIALTVREDEAIANTDTAPTLGNRQPQKQVGKKDVEGVFIVGADNKVQFKPVKVGIAGEKYFEVVSGLKEGEKIVAGTYQAIRELKDGALVRQAEQPTGKDGKPAPKGAKS; encoded by the coding sequence ATGTCCAAGCGCATGAAGCTGACCATCGCCGGCGTGGCGATCGCCGCCCTGGCCGGCGTGGCCGCCGTGGGCGCGTCGAAGCGCGGCACGAAGGCCACCGAGGTCAAGATGGAGGCCGTCGGCCGCCGCGACCTCGTGGCCTCGGTCACCGCCAGCGGGCAGATCATCCCGCACACGAAGGTCGACGTCAGCGCCGACGTGACCGGGCGCATCGTGCGGCTCGCGGTCGAGGAAGGGCAGTTGGTGACGAAGGGGCAGTTCCTGCTGCAGATCGACCCGGTGCAGTCGGAGGCCGCGGTGCAGCGCGCCACGGCCGCCGTGTCGTCGGCGCGCGCGCAGGCGGCGCAGGCGAAGGCGAACTGGGTGCAGGCGCAGGCGACCTACAAGCGCCAGAACGACATCGTCCGCCAGAACCCGCAGCTCGTCTCGGCGCAGGAGCTGGAGCAGCTGAAGACGCAGGCCGAGGTGAACCAGGCGCTCTACGAGGCGGCGCAGCACCAGGTCGACCAGGCCATCGCCGGCCTGCGCGACGCGCGCCGGGGCCTGGAGCGCACGACCATCGTCGCGCCGATGAGCGGCAAGGTCACGCGCCTGAACGTCGAGGAGGGCGAGACCGCCATCCAGGGCACGCTGAACAAGGACGCGGCGACGCTCCTGACGATCAGCAACATGAGCATCATGGAGACGAAGGTGAAGGTCGACGAGACCGACGTCGCGCGCATCTCGCTCGGCGACTCGGCCATCATCCAGATCGACGCCTTCCCGGACACGACCTTCATCGGCCGCGTGACCGAGATCTCCAACAGCTCGCTCAAGGCCGCGGGCGCGACGGCACAGGCGGCCGACCAGGCGATCGACTACGAGGTGACGATCCAGCTCGTGAACGCCCCGGCGGAGACCCGCCCGGACTTCTCGGCCACGGCCAAGATCATCACCGACACGCGCAGCAAGGTGCTCTCGGTGCCGATCATCGCGCTCACGGTGCGCGAGGACGAGGCGATCGCCAACACCGACACCGCCCCGACCCTGGGCAACCGCCAGCCCCAGAAGCAGGTCGGCAAGAAGGACGTCGAGGGGGTCTTCATCGTGGGGGCCGACAACAAGGTGCAGTTCAAGCCCGTAAAGGTGGGTATCGCGGGTGAGAAGTACTTCGAAGTCGTGAGCGGCCTCAAGGAAGGAGAGAAGATCGTGGCGGGGACCTATCAGGCCATCCGGGAGCTGAAGGACGGCGCGCTGGTGCGCCAGGCCGAGCAGCCCACGGGCAAGGACGGCAAGCCGGCGCCGAAGGGAGCCAAGTCGTGA